The Nitrospira sp. KM1 genome includes a window with the following:
- the mnmA gene encoding tRNA 2-thiouridine(34) synthase MnmA, producing MTKPRVLLGMSGGVDSSVAAALLVRRGYDVQGVTLQVWEHEDETVAASKKWQERGCCKVGIARFVAQKLKISHEVIDRREEFRSGVIQDFLHAYAAGTTPNPCVRCNERVKLRSLLEIADARGIAYVATGHYVQIDDSGPRLRLRRSADRKKDQSYFLYRLNPSWLPRLLFPVGAMQKGEVWSEAESLGLPVEELQESQEICFVSHGDYRTFIEAELPSARKPGAFKDKNGQYLGQHDGIAFYTPGQRRGLRVATGQRLYVQQVEPQTNTVVLGTEEGLLSRNCRVHDLNLFDETLGTGRCEVEVKVRYATPSTTATAEPLGDGSMQIHFHHPQRALSPGQSAVFYRGDEVLGGGIIQPI from the coding sequence ATGACCAAGCCCCGGGTGCTTCTTGGAATGAGTGGCGGAGTCGACAGCTCAGTGGCTGCGGCGCTCCTTGTCCGTCGCGGGTACGATGTTCAAGGCGTCACATTGCAAGTCTGGGAGCATGAGGACGAAACGGTCGCAGCCTCAAAAAAGTGGCAAGAGCGAGGCTGCTGCAAGGTTGGGATTGCCCGCTTTGTGGCCCAAAAGCTCAAGATCTCGCACGAGGTCATTGATCGACGCGAAGAATTCCGCAGCGGTGTCATTCAGGACTTTCTGCACGCCTATGCCGCAGGGACGACTCCCAACCCGTGCGTCCGATGCAATGAACGAGTCAAGCTCCGTAGTTTGTTGGAGATTGCCGATGCACGCGGGATTGCATATGTAGCCACCGGTCATTATGTCCAAATCGACGATTCGGGTCCCAGATTGCGCTTGAGACGTTCCGCCGATCGGAAGAAGGATCAGAGTTACTTTCTCTATCGGTTGAATCCGAGCTGGTTGCCGCGATTGCTCTTTCCCGTCGGCGCCATGCAAAAAGGGGAAGTTTGGTCAGAGGCGGAATCCCTGGGACTACCTGTAGAAGAATTGCAAGAAAGTCAGGAAATCTGTTTCGTCAGCCACGGAGATTATCGGACTTTCATCGAGGCGGAACTTCCATCAGCCAGAAAACCTGGGGCCTTCAAGGACAAGAATGGACAGTACCTCGGGCAACACGACGGGATTGCGTTTTATACTCCCGGCCAGAGGCGCGGATTAAGAGTCGCAACCGGGCAACGCCTCTATGTGCAACAGGTCGAACCTCAGACCAATACAGTTGTACTCGGTACCGAGGAAGGGCTGCTTAGCCGGAACTGCCGCGTCCATGATCTGAACCTCTTTGACGAGACGCTGGGCACCGGGCGATGCGAGGTGGAAGTCAAGGTCCGCTATGCGACTCCTTCAACTACGGCCACAGCGGAGCCGCTTGGTGACGGCAGCATGCAAATTCATTTTCATCACCCGCAACGTGCATTGAGTCCCGGTCAGTCTGCGGTGTTCTATCGCGGGGACGAGGTGCTTGGCGGAGGAATCATCCAGCCGATCTGA
- the atpH gene encoding ATP synthase F1 subunit delta has protein sequence MIKTAVARRYAQALFELLEQSQIEATRITLQGLGQALKDSSSLRHVVASPAFGVGEKIAVLIELGERLGCPPSCKAFIQQLVKKNRVGFIPEIAQEFSKLVDRSKGTQQVTILSTASLPQTEQERITARLRETLKQNVDVTFHVEPSQLAGLQIHIGSTVVDSTVRGRLNSMRAVLTRD, from the coding sequence GTGATTAAGACAGCAGTTGCGCGACGGTATGCCCAGGCTCTTTTTGAGCTTCTGGAACAATCACAGATTGAGGCGACGCGAATCACTCTTCAAGGGCTGGGACAAGCTCTCAAAGATTCGTCCTCTCTCCGCCACGTGGTCGCCTCTCCAGCATTCGGGGTGGGGGAAAAGATTGCCGTCCTGATCGAACTCGGTGAACGGCTTGGCTGTCCTCCGTCCTGCAAGGCCTTTATTCAGCAACTCGTCAAGAAGAATCGAGTGGGATTCATTCCTGAGATTGCTCAGGAATTTTCGAAGCTGGTCGACCGATCGAAGGGAACTCAGCAGGTTACGATCCTGTCTACCGCCTCTCTGCCTCAGACTGAGCAGGAACGGATCACCGCTCGATTGCGAGAAACGTTAAAGCAAAACGTGGATGTCACGTTTCATGTCGAACCCAGCCAGCTTGCCGGACTTCAGATCCATATCGGCAGCACCGTCGTGGACAGTACGGTCAGGGGTAGACTCAATAGCATGCGAGCTGTCCTGACGCGAGATTAG